The Terriglobales bacterium sequence GGGAACGCATCGGGCTGCTGCTCGACGCAGGAACTTCGCTGTTCGAGCTGGGGATCCACGCGGCGCACGGCATGTATGAAGAGTGGGGCGGGGCGCCGGCCGCGGGCGTAGTGACCGGGTTGGGGCGAGTCCACGGGCGGCTGTTCATGCTGATCGTGAACGACGCCACGGTGAAAGCGGGCGCGTTCTTTCCCATGACGGCGAAGAAGGTCATCCGGGCGCAGAACATCGCCATCGAGAACCGGATTCCCACCATCTACTTGGTGGACTCGGCGGGCGTGTTCCTGCCGCTGCAGGAAGACGTGTTCCCGGACACGGACGATTTCGGGCGCGTGTTCCGCAACAACGCCGTGATGTCAGCCATGGGCATCCCGCAGATCACCGCCATCATGGGGATGTGCGTGGCGGGGGGCGCGTACCTGCCGGTGATGTGCGACCACATCCTGATGACCGACGGCAGCGGATTGTTCCTGGCCGGACCCGCGCTGGTGCAGGCGGCGATCGGGCAGAAGGTTTCCGCGGAGGACCTGGGCGGGGCGCGCGTGCACGCCGAGATTTCCGGCACCATCGACTTCCGGGAGCCCAATGACGAGGCCTGCCTGGCGCGCATCCGGGCGCTGGTGGAGAAGATGGGCCGGCGGCCGGCGGCGCCGTTCGACCACAAGCGGCCGGAGCCGCCGGCCTTCGCGGCCGAAGAACTGTACGGCATCTTCGAATCCGATCCGTCGCGGCAGTACGACATGAAGGAGGTCATCGCGCGCCTCGTGGACGGCAGCCGCTTCGACGAGTACAAGCCGGAATACGGCGAAACGGTGCTGTGCGGATATGCGCGCGTGAACGGCTGGGCGGTGGGCATCGTGGCCAACCAGAAGACCCACGTCACCCAGATCGATCACGCCGGGCACAAGCGGGTGGAGTTCGGCGGCGTGATCTACACGGATTCGGCGGAGAAGGCGGCGCGCTTCATCATGGATTGCAGCCAGAACCTGGTGCCGCTGGTCTTCCTGCACGACGTGAACGGGTTCATGGTGGGAAGGGACGCGGAGTGGAGCGGCATCATCCGCGCCGGGGCGAAGATGGTGAACGCGGTGTCGAACTCGGTGGTGCCCAAGATCACGGTGATCCTGGGAGGCTCGTTCGGCGCCGGGCATTACGCCATGTGCGGCAAGGCCTACGACCCGCGCTTCGTCTTCGCGTGGCCCACGGCCCGCTACGCCGTGATGGGTGGGGAGCAGGCCGCGAGCACGTTGGTGGAGATCAAGATCAAGCAACTGGAGCGCGGCGGCAAAAAGCTGAGCGAACAGGAAAGGCGCGAGCTGTTCCAATCCGTGAAGCAGACCTACGACGAGCAGACCGACCCGCGCTACGGCGCGGCGCGGTTGTGGATCGACAAGATCCTGGACCCGCTGGAAACGCGCGAAGCCATCGCGCTGGCGCTGGAAGCGGCGGCCCTCAACCCCCATGTGGCGGAGTTCAAGACGGGAGTGCTGCAGACGTGAGCCGTGCCTATCCTGCCGCTCATCTTCGTGGTGTTCGTCGGCACGGGCGCGTGGCTGCTGCTGAAATCCTCCGGGCGCGGCGGAGCGTGGGCCGCGCTGGGGCACGTGGCCGGGGCGCTGGTCATTTCGCTGCCGCTGGGGCTGCTGACCTACGGAGTGCTGGGGATCGGCATCGCACGATA is a genomic window containing:
- a CDS encoding acyl-CoA carboxylase subunit beta, whose amino-acid sequence is MTGKPSSPAARAHALSSRVDPTSARFEKNMRAMADLAAAIHNEEERIRDGGGAKAIEAQHKKGRLTARERIGLLLDAGTSLFELGIHAAHGMYEEWGGAPAAGVVTGLGRVHGRLFMLIVNDATVKAGAFFPMTAKKVIRAQNIAIENRIPTIYLVDSAGVFLPLQEDVFPDTDDFGRVFRNNAVMSAMGIPQITAIMGMCVAGGAYLPVMCDHILMTDGSGLFLAGPALVQAAIGQKVSAEDLGGARVHAEISGTIDFREPNDEACLARIRALVEKMGRRPAAPFDHKRPEPPAFAAEELYGIFESDPSRQYDMKEVIARLVDGSRFDEYKPEYGETVLCGYARVNGWAVGIVANQKTHVTQIDHAGHKRVEFGGVIYTDSAEKAARFIMDCSQNLVPLVFLHDVNGFMVGRDAEWSGIIRAGAKMVNAVSNSVVPKITVILGGSFGAGHYAMCGKAYDPRFVFAWPTARYAVMGGEQAASTLVEIKIKQLERGGKKLSEQERRELFQSVKQTYDEQTDPRYGAARLWIDKILDPLETREAIALALEAAALNPHVAEFKTGVLQT